In one window of Bacteroidota bacterium DNA:
- a CDS encoding OsmC family protein, whose protein sequence is MSTSTVKYQGQLRTLATHTKSGETFITDAPADNHGLGLAFSPTDTVATSLATCMITLMGITAKTHQINIDGTWADVTKVMTENPRRISEVQVDLHIKDNGLDAHQKTILERAAITCPVAQSLNKEINQVIKFNYF, encoded by the coding sequence ATGTCTACTTCAACAGTAAAATACCAGGGCCAATTGCGTACACTGGCCACGCATACCAAATCGGGCGAAACATTTATTACCGACGCACCCGCCGACAACCATGGTTTAGGTCTTGCTTTTTCGCCCACCGATACGGTGGCAACCTCATTGGCTACTTGCATGATAACCTTAATGGGTATTACTGCCAAAACGCATCAAATAAATATAGATGGCACTTGGGCCGATGTCACAAAAGTGATGACTGAAAATCCGCGTCGTATAAGTGAAGTGCAAGTCGATTTGCATATAAAAGACAATGGATTAGATGCACACCAAAAAACAATTTTAGAGCGTGCTGCTATTACTTGCCCTGTGGCTCAAAGCCTCAATAAGGAAATAAACCAAGTAATAAAATTTAATTATTTTTGA